The Myxocyprinus asiaticus isolate MX2 ecotype Aquarium Trade chromosome 46, UBuf_Myxa_2, whole genome shotgun sequence genome includes the window ggttcgattagcgttcacactggcatttttaacaccgaacctaaagatacaaaacaaaaggcatcaggaaaaagttaCAAcatgattggacagcttttatgacgtatatttttcgacggaacttgccgaacatcaaaaacaatgctggctgctgggcgaaatgcgctcgttatatttatatatggtggtatttttaccagctgagaacaaacgaagagctaataaaatgtgtaaaggagtcaaaacagcaccaggaattcctccgttgcacacacagaaacaaagatatgctgcaaggacggctgacggcgtttccgacgcctgtaccgaactgtaatgggcaacatagctcctatgatgagaagaaccatgtatgcttgaggtcagtattaggcaaattacttcctgtttttgttcagtttagacatctttggtccatgttgtgttcatatatcaatcgaaccgcaccagagttcgtttggaagcggaccgagacccactattcaggcgtcTCGATCCGCTTGTTTgatgcgcaccaaggttcggatggcagcattcacacttgttcaaatgaaccgcactaacagagcaatcgcaccagagttcattttaatcgaaccaaacctgccaagtgtgaacacacccctagatttgggaaatgtttaatgttacttgaattggtccattttattttgtgaaaggctttatttggaaaatgttaataaagcattatattgagggcctgggtagctcagagagtaaagacgctgactaccacccctggagtcgcgagttcaaatccagggcgtgctgagtgactccagtcaggtctcctaagcaaccaaattggcctggttgccagggagggtagtcacatggggtaacctccttgtggttgctataatttggttcgatctcggtggggaacgtggtgagttgtgcgtggatgccgcagagaatagtgtgaagcctccacacgtgctatgtctctacGGTAAtgtactcaacaagccatgtgataagatgcgcagactgacggtctcagacacggaggcaactgagattcatcctatgccacccgggttgaggtgagtcactacgccaccatgaggacttagagcacattgggaatttgcatttccaaattggggagaaaaagggaaaaattaaaaaaattaagcattatattgttacatattgttttgttttctttcccaagatggaaataaatacattttgacaagaaaagaagtatatatagtgtcaaatttcagcactttcaaaatctgtgattaatcacaattaactacaaaaaaaatatgcgattaattgctaTTAAtatttgtaatcgattgacagcacttaaaaaaaaaaaaaaaaaaaaaaaaaaatgcattttggaaacCCTTGaatacttaaagaaatattccgggtccaatacaagttaagctcaatcgacagcattgagcttaacttgtattgaacagagGCTATTCCTATCTATCTATAATGATAAAAGTCAAACCTTGTGTCTGAACATATGAGCTTGACACGGTTTCAGATGTTGAAGCCTTCCCAGCAGCTGACAGGTTGACTGAACTTTGATCACTCTGTGCAGATTGTTTGTTCCCTAAAcaaaaccagaaacatttctaaaaaacTGTTTCACACAGTTTGTTCACCAGGCCTGAACAGGATTTTATAGTAAGAGGTAAACCAATGAGCTCTGATACCTTGTTGAAGAGAACTGGCCAGAATGCCACTACGGTTTGATTTATTTCCTTTGCCCTTAGTGGGTCTCCGCCTGCTTCCTGCTATGGCCACTGTTGGAGGGACAACCACAGAGGGTGGGGTTTTGCCCAGATGTCTAAAAAGTTCTTCAatctcttttttctgtttattctgtAAAGTCTGGATCTCAGCCATATGCCTGCAAAGAGAAACAAAAGGTAGATTCATAAGCCATTGACAGAAGATCATTTGGTGATCATCTTTTCTCTCTATAGACCTATTCAGTTGTAGTTCTAAATGGGAAAGccgttgtagtccttatttagccacttacatttttaaagcacacaattgttttaaaattcaTGTTTAAGGTATggttgtgtgtaatttatgtatcaaaacaaaatctaaagcctcttcaagtaatgttaaccacagatcttattaaaattgttattaaaaaaaaaaatatttgaaagagATTCCATGGGAATCCAAGGTGAATTAGCCTTCCAGGATGGCCATAAATTGACCATGACTGAAGAGCTCCATTGTAAAGCAACATGACCTTTGagcctaaaggccaaagtatactttttttacaTGCGACGCAAATTTTGTCAGCACCGTATGCACACTTTTTCTAGTTACATGGTCAGTCCACATCTGTGTCGTCTGCACATTCATCTGGCGTTGACTATACTAAAAGACTATTACAAAGCATTTGTAGTGCATGTGTCAAACATGTCTGTATGGGCTCGCGGTAAAAAAGGGTATACATTTTACCATGCTCGACTATGTGCGCCAGATGGAACAGCACgaggaaaaacaaagtataccctagcctttacaTAAATGGATAAGGTAATTGAAAAAAAAGCTGTATAACAAGGCAAATGTCAGGCATACCTCTCCCTGAGCCTGTTCATCTCTTGTTTCAAGCCCTCATCCTCTGGTTCagagtcattatcactgctgagGTAGTGATTTGTGATGAACATGCTTGAATATGTCATCTTAGACTCTTTAGTGGTGGCCCGTCCATCAGCAGAGCTCACAGAGGAAATCCGTCCTTCTGCTGGAGTCACTGAGAAGCGGCCCACTTTGATGTCAGTGTTGGAGGTCACCTGAAAGCGGCCGACTGTAGAGGTAGCTGGGATGGAATTAAAGCTGTCCCAGGGCAGGGTTTGAGATTTATGAACAGTGTTTTCAGGGCTAGAGATTGATGAAGTTGAGGAGGAGGTAAATGAGGATATCGAAGAGGGGGTGATGGAGGAAGATGAGTTTACGACTGCTGAATCTGGAGGAGCGCAGACTGGGTCTTGATCGCTGGCCACAGAAACCTAAATTTAGATTGAGTGGGATATGTATGAATTTGCTGTGCAAAAATATAAgacacattttaatttagttCTGGAAGGCTACCTGAAATCGGCCAAGTCTGAAACCTTTGTCTGGTGGTGATGTGGCTAACTGCTTTACCTCAGCATTGGTTTGTCCATCTTGTTGACTTACAGCCACAGAGGTCTTCAAAACAGGACATAGAGTGTAAAAAGAAgagaatgaatttccatgacttttctagtcTTGTATATACTGGAGAAATAAATCACAGCAGTACTAGGAACATTCGCATTCACTATTGACATTTCcttaacttttccatgactttaaaatgctattaatttccatgacttttccaagcctggaaatcacagttttaaaattccctgatatttccttgCTTTCCATGGTGAAAAAAAGTCTATGTAGAAGACTTAGTTATCCAGGCCAATGTAGAATATAGTACATTTATTCTAATCAATTggtgaaaaagcaaataaaatttaTAAATACTATTCCCGACACTGATTTACAACTTCGCCCACCTGTTGCCTTTGTGGGTAAGGCTCTGCAGATGGTGTCTGGGCACAGCTTGTAGGTGTTCCTGCCTGGCCAATAGAAGCAAAAGTACCAGGTGCAAATTGCCCGCTTGAGCTGAGAGACAAACTGGAAGGCGGCACAGAGACTAAGCCAGGAGCATTTGTGTTGATAGTGTTGGGCGGTGAAGATGGAACCGTCTCTCCAGATCCATCAGGTTGAGTGGAGGAGCTCTGTGAGGAGTCCTTGAAAAGGGAACGCAGCTTCTGGTCCAAAGCATGAATGTCCTCAATACCAGGTGGCTTTCCTTGGGAATCACTTTCTCCCTCTCCCATTGCAGGTGGCTGCACTACGGGTACAGTTGAAGAGGCGACTTGCACCTGCTGGATGGAGGCTAGAGTTTGGTCACCACCAGTTGGGACCATCAAGCTACTGCTCTCAACCTGCAGACCCGCAACTGTTTGGGGACTCTGGTAAGGTGCAGAAGGGCTGGGAAGTGATAATCGACGCTGGGGTGTTAACTCAGCTGGGGCTGGGGAGGGAGACATCCTCCCTGTTCTGGTTTGCTGACTGGCAAGTGGAGGAGTGGAACCTTGAGTGGTGACAGCTGCCAGAGTCGTAGAAGCTGCTGGAGCAGGACTCTGATATAAAGACTGAGAAGTAGGTGGATTACAGCTCTCTGGGGCAAGACCTCCAGGTGTGGCTGGTATCACAGAAATCTGGGTAGAACTAGAGGCCAAGTTGGCTTGGTTCTGTTGAACACTGCTGGCTGATGTTGGATTGGACAGTGAAACTAAGAATGGAAGGataatatgaatatatttctgaaataaaaatattataatgattaaaaatatatgtaagCACATTATTATTAGGATCAGACCTGGTGCAGAGTCTTCAAAAGATGTGTTGGCAGAAGGAGGCCCAAAGAATGGTTCCCGAAGTCGTGCTTCTGGCACTGGGCTTACTATGAAGCGTCGGCCTGCTGAATGTACAACTTGAGCTGCCATGCTAGGTGGCACGCCttttaaacagtaaaataataataataaatacaaatattaatgatAAGAAAAATTAATAACTGCAAATTGAAAGATGGGGTAGGGAACAATTTAAAAGCCTATCACTACAGTTACACTTACCAGGCACAATAGATGTTGAAATTTCAGGTATTTGCTGGCCCAAATTATTGATCACCTAAAGTGgcacatttttattgaattttattgGTGGTCCTCATTTATTATATGTAATCTTGGTTCTTATGAAATCATGGTTCATACCTGTTGgctattttttttagcttttcctATCTGATCTGCCATTTGAATGACCTCTTCAACCTGCTCTACGAAGGACTCCCGCTCACTCTCCCGGATAAAATCACTTTTGACCTAACCCAATAAGGAGCAAAGTTACACATAAACCATAAGAGTATGATCCAACTCCTCCAATGTTCTAAAGAGGACCCAAACCAAAAGAAATATTTACCATAATTTCAGCAATTTCTACAGGATTATCTCCATCCAAATCAAATTTGAATGTGACCATCTTCCTGTTGTGGGTTTCCAGCTGGCATTCAGCCACTCTGTCACCAATATTAGAAatctacaaaaacaaacatacacacaaatgtaCACATAAAAGGTTTTAACTTCTTTATCATTATGAAACTTTGAAGTTTTGTTATATTGCTGATATTGAAAATCCTATATCCAATTTTTTACTTATAAAGAACACACTTGGAAAAACTGCTCATCtaagtttaattattttgtgcatttagtTACACATCGATAATGATATGTTCATGGATTATTAATATAGTAACATGTACACTATAATGTAAAGTGATACTACTGTACCACCAACAATGAATTAAATTAGACTTGAATGGAACTCTTACATTGAGCACATTGAGCTTGGCCTTGGCCATCTTTTCATGGCGTGATCGGCTGCGTACAGAACGCCTTTGGGGTTGTTTCATGGAACGCCCCTCATGCCTGCCCTCGTTCCCATCACTCAGACCAGATGCAGCATCTGAGTGACCACTGAgggcaaacacaaaacaccatccatTGGTCAACGTTCTCCATATAATACTGGATGGTTAATATCAATACatatgaattattaaaatatacCTTTCTGTGGAGGCTGGAACCAGAGGTTGTGTCTGCTCTGGTGGCTGCAGCTGACATACGCTTAGAGGTGGCTGTCAGAGAATCGACAGAAGAAGAGTCTGAGTAACTTTCAATCACAAACTCCCACAATACACGTTCACAGGGAAGACATGCGCTGCATCCGAATATCTATACTACCCTAccatatagtatgccaaaaacattaTACCAATgtagtagtatgtccgaatcctcagtatttataaaacagtaagcgagaaataacCAGATGACTTtcagtgagattctgaagtgcggttTGACTGGAAACTTTCCTATCCAATAATGCCTCGGGAGCTGAGGCCATGTCATGTTCAAACGCTGAAAAAAGAACACGGCAGAGAACCGTGAGGCAGACGTTTTTTTCcaactgtaagtgatatatataccaagaaagttgttccttaaatggtgcttgtttaacaaaaccagagaagACGGTTTTCATtgtaattatacatttattcGCGTCACGGGACAACGTCCACGTTCCTGGATGATGTCTGCAacctattcatactactcgcatacataccttttttggggggggggcggatttttcccctttttctcccaatttggaatgcccaattcccaatgcgctctaagtcctcgtggtcacatagtgattcgcctcagtccgggtggcggaggacgaatcccagttgcctccgtgtctgagacagtcaacccacacatcttatcacgtggcttgttgagcgcgttgccacggagacatagcgcgtgtggaggcttcacgccatccaccgcagcaaccatgctcaattcaccatgcgccccacctagaacaaaccacattatagcgaccacgaggaggttaccccatgtgactctaccctccctagcaacggggccaatttggttgcttagaagacctggctggtgtcactcagcacgccctgggatttgaactagcgaactagcaaactccaggggtggtagccagcgtattttaccactgagctacccaggcccccactcgcatacatacctaaagaacatacggTTTTACCGACCAAGAATTGCATCCTATCAAaaacagtacatactctgacattACGCAATTTCGGATGCAGCTATGGGCCTTGCTTTGGTTTGCGGGGACTCTGAAGTCAGGTACACAGAAACAAGGcttgaggggaaaaaaactgGGATTCAgactagtgatcgaccgatatcaGTATCTAGAAATGAGGGTGCCCAATGCCtgatataatgtatatgtataatgaTAATTGGTGTTCAGAATCGGCTGAAAACACTGCCCacttggctgattaacagaagcAGTAGCTCCCCCTGTAGACAGTTCTAAGATCTAACATCCTTGGAAAAGGACAATAAACATTTAAGTAAACTCTGAGCAAATACTAAGCAGGTGTTAAtctaatttcagcaattttgtgtacttCACATTTGCCATCATtacactgtatttatttatataggcaCTATATCACCCAATTACCACCCTATTTCCTACAAAACCCATATCTGTCACCCACTAATTCACACACCACAGCTAGTACCTGACAGGCCTGATATAgaaaatagagctgttcagcatTTGGAGGTGGTGAAAAAATAGGTGGGCTGAGTTGGCATGCCCATATCTGATGTGCATGTAAGAGCAGCCGGCATGCAAGAGAGAGACGGAGAAGTAAAGGACAGTGACATTAGTGTGCATACTaccaaaaagaaaacacaaaatccAAGAAAAATATGAAGATTGCAAGAATGctaaaaaaaagacaagaaaatgACACAGGATGTTGTGTGGAAAACACAGAACAGTCATCATGCAACATGCAGGCGCATAATATGACAGTATATAAATATCTGTTCTGTGAGATCAGCCACCAGATGGCACTACTAATACTGTACCTGCAAGACATGAGGCCCCTGCAGTGTTTGAGGTGGAATGATGGTCTGAGGGTGAATGCTGCCATCCTGAGGTGGCTGATGGTACTGCAGGGGAACGGTAGGCTGAACAGCAGGGGGCAGAGAGGGTGGCTGACCCATCACCTAAGTGGAGAGTTCATGTATTTATCAAAAGTGCTTATGTAACTGATTAATGCTTGACAAACAATGCATATATACATAACCAGGTTCATGGTGTTTCTTGTCATCTATATTATGGATCGTATGAAGTGTACCTGTGGTGGGGCCGCAGTTCCGTTCTGGGGGATAGGGCCTATGGTCGAAGTACTGCTGACCTGCTGCAGAGGAGCTTGTGCTTGGGGCTGTGACTGATTAGGAAAAGGAATTTAGCAGTTAAAAGAGGAAAGCAAAGAAATTAATCTTGTGTCTTCAGTTCTAGTGTCTTCAGAGATTACATTTTGTTAAGATGCTGCAACGAAAGGCTGCTGCGACAGTAGACACACTTGATTTTGGAATTGAGCCACTGTTTTCTTGTTTAAACTGTATGCAGGTTAAAGTAATAAAATGCAGAGGGAATGGCTCACCATGCCTTGAGGATGGGTCATGGTGTGCTGTGGAGGCAGCTGTGGCTGCAAATCAGGCTGTACAGAGCTGAAAGACACACCTGCCTGAACAGGCTGAGACTCAGGGACAATCCCTGAACCTTGAGGGTCCACAAAACCCACAGCTGTGAGACAATTAGAAGTTGTGTCAAAGTAGGTACTAGATGCTTTTGGGAGTGAATTCCTATACAAATGCATGACATAGTTTACATGATTCTGAAAATACTGCCCAGATAGAGCAGAAAATAAAGGCAAGGCAAAGCCACAATATTTTTAGACACTAACTGGAAACAGATGCTCCAGGCTGTTGCAGCTGCTTGTGCTGGTCAGCCTCCGATTCCTCAGACTCCATGATGACTGGGGCCAGAGTGGGAGCAGGGGGATTGGCAGTTGCGTGAGCATGCGGTCCAGGTTGTTGGGTTTCACTCTGAGCCTCGAGTCCCTTCTGTTCCATCTTCCTCTTTTCCTGTTCCTCTCTTACCAGTTTTCTCTGCTCTCTTTTACGGCAGATCAGGGACACTCTGTCCTTTATAGCCTTTGCAATGGTTTTATGGTCACCCTCACACACATAGCCTGAAACGACCTAGAGAACAAAGATTATTCCTAATGAAGGCCTAAAGACAACTAGCCAACATTAATTCCATGGGCAATAACATGGGAGGCTACATGTCAACTAACTGAATATTAAAACAATTTGAACTATATAAGAAGAACAGAAATTGAAGCATCTTTACCATTTCTTGGGCAACATCATCTGGGACGTCTTTGCTCAGGTCAAAGGAAAACTCAATGGCTTCATTTTCCTTGTATTTTCCTTTAAGCTTCTTTACATCTTCAATGCGCAGCAACAGCTTTATGGCCACCAGCTCTCCATCATCCTCCTCTGCCAATTCTACACGAACCCCAGTCTCCTCCTGGAAAAAGGCATGGCTCAGGAGGTCTTTGATACAATACCTATAAAGGAAAATGGAGAAAAACTGGTTCAGCAaactaaaatgtacatttctgaatCAAACAAACAATGAATTGTGTTGTAACAACATTGGTGATTTAATTTGAAGCTAAtgaaaaacaaggctgtgagggatagatgtactgTCCCTTCAATATGTCGTACTGCTGTGTATCTGGGTGTTATTGTTCAGACAAACGAAATAAAAATACCACAAATTTCCAGTggtcaaaaaatatatttagttttaACCTTGGACCTTAAGATATTTGAACTCGAGGGAGTCGTGTAGTGCCATGTGAGGGTCGGaagtgtgaacgacgagctctgcacacgtagctagtttttaattctttttctaTCATAAACCaatgagatttgatacaccctgctacataactgttctaactgtcaacatgtcaaagaattcaaaatccttgggctctggagatattaaaagacacgtACGTGCTCAAGTTGATATCTCAGACAGGCCTGCaaaccagggactcagtttgaaTGGTGCGCGgggagaaattcagcggcaactggcgagcatgtctttAATGCTGGCGAAAGTCATAgcggacctggaggatcttgctgtaatacgtcgatcgattacagctatggaggcgaaattctccgAGTTAGTTACAAGAATTGGGGACGTCGAGAGagggatcgattatctggagtcatcagagggggaattagctgctaatccgcttgcGACCAAGACAGATTTGGAAcgtgtttgggaaaaactggaggttttggagaatcgtaatcagcgaaacaacgtccgaattgttggaattcctgagcatgaggaaggcagagatatggtgaaattcctagatgtgCTCTTcgcgagtctgcttgacataacaggccataagctggaaatcaagcgagctcacagagtcccggctctcagaaccgcggagggagacaggccccgatcaattctggccaaatttctgagatcatccaataaagatcttttgttacgcgaggtgaggagtaaagaaaggctttcttggaagaaccacagcatattcttgttcacagactttgcgaattctacgagagaaacgtgatcgactCTCGTAGACTCtcggatggccgcaaaatatttacatgcccacagcaagcatcgtctttcataaagacaatggggtaagccatttggtgtttgttacgtggcccccaagtgagcttgactcgctgaGCGTACACTTGACtctctgaggaagctgggtgcatttttttctttttctactggttccgcctagcggctggagtttgtgcagcacattggaaggattaggtcatctgctgcacttacgaaactgaatgttttctttttctttttgtgctggttctgctagaggctggagtttgttttgtggaggagcagaccttcgat containing:
- the LOC127436015 gene encoding serine/threonine-protein kinase WNK1-like translates to MSENLDKMVKFLSPPSKNFNGSSSDSLVGERLGVEIRRRHHTMERELLKAEHRFFRRSVINDSNATALELPSKNCILATSTDCPAPVCNPLAPGTQAASPTTLSVASVKKNVDGAKDGVSVEAKPGLIGCDGDAMQLLSSEPPCLELKSGDSVDTKRESEKEEDEDKEKARAEAELREAEKKEQEDIEEVETQAVGTSLDGRFLKFDIEIGRGSFKTVYKGLDTETTVEVAWCELQDRKLSKSERQRFKEEAGMLKGLQHPNIVRFYDSWESSVKGRKCIVLVTELMTSGTLKTYLKRFKEMKIKVLRSWCRQILKGLHFLHTRSPPIIHRDLKCDNIFITGPTGSVKIGDLGLATLKRASFAKSVIGTPEFMAPEMYEEKYDESVDVYAFGMCMLEMATSEYPYSECQNAAQIYRRVTSGVKPGSFDKVAIPEVKEIIEGCIRQNKDERYCIKDLLSHAFFQEETGVRVELAEEDDGELVAIKLLLRIEDVKKLKGKYKENEAIEFSFDLSKDVPDDVAQEMVVSGYVCEGDHKTIAKAIKDRVSLICRKREQRKLVREEQEKRKMEQKGLEAQSETQQPGPHAHATANPPAPTLAPVIMESEESEADQHKQLQQPGASVSTVGFVDPQGSGIVPESQPVQAGVSFSSVQPDLQPQLPPQHTMTHPQGMSQPQAQAPLQQVSSTSTIGPIPQNGTAAPPQVMGQPPSLPPAVQPTVPLQYHQPPQDGSIHPQTIIPPQTLQGPHVLQPPLSVCQLQPPEQTQPLVPASTESGHSDAASGLSDGNEGRHEGRSMKQPQRRSVRSRSRHEKMAKAKLNVLNISNIGDRVAECQLETHNRKMVTFKFDLDGDNPVEIAEIMVKSDFIRESERESFVEQVEEVIQMADQIGKAKKNSQQVINNLGQQIPEISTSIVPGVPPSMAAQVVHSAGRRFIVSPVPEARLREPFFGPPSANTSFEDSAPVSLSNPTSASSVQQNQANLASSSTQISVIPATPGGLAPESCNPPTSQSLYQSPAPAASTTLAAVTTQGSTPPLASQQTRTGRMSPSPAPAELTPQRRLSLPSPSAPYQSPQTVAGLQVESSSLMVPTGGDQTLASIQQVQVASSTVPVVQPPAMGEGESDSQGKPPGIEDIHALDQKLRSLFKDSSQSSSTQPDGSGETVPSSPPNTINTNAPGLVSVPPSSLSLSSSGQFAPGTFASIGQAGTPTSCAQTPSAEPYPQRQQTSVAVSQQDGQTNAEVKQLATSPPDKGFRLGRFQVSVASDQDPVCAPPDSAVVNSSSSITPSSISSFTSSSTSSISSPENTVHKSQTLPWDSFNSIPATSTVGRFQVTSNTDIKVGRFSVTPAEGRISSVSSADGRATTKESKMTYSSMFITNHYLSSDNDSEPEDEGLKQEMNRLRERHMAEIQTLQNKQKKEIEELFRHLGKTPPSVVVPPTVAIAGSRRRPTKGKGNKSNRSGILASSLQQGNKQSAQSDQSSVNLSAAGKASTSETVSSSYVQTQGNTSPERAENGQNQDQTPATNLPRKGTFTDDLHQLVDNWARDAKNKMPQVKKGSKKNALTHGMMPRKYSAPGQLCSIGGHMPATMNLSIERKGSLCLNNPQFGFPSPTYSTPQWTQVGPLEPAAPTAGLQQGFLTPSGVHKSGNSCGSTNLRTTQAS